TGTATAGAAAGATTTGacttttttcttgtcttttgGACGTCTTTGGGTAGTCGAATCTTCGTGACTTCCTCCATCAGTATTTTGGGCTGGGTAGCCATATTCTGGCGGAGGTTCGACGTTACGCACAGAGCTATCGGGTGCTGTTTCTGGAAATTGGGGTAAATCTTGGTATCCATTGGCACGCATATTCAAGTAGTGTGAAAGCGATCCCAGTTGGAAGCATTTACGTCCATCGTATTTACTTTCAAATGAAGGTGCTGGTTTTTTAGCAAGAAAAATGCTTCTAGCACTCTGTGCTAAGATCGTCACATTGCCGCTGGCAGGAAATATGAACTGCTTAAGGTACCTTGCTCGGTCCCTGATGTCATAGTTTTGATCATAACGAGCTAGGTTGAAAACGTACTGACAAAGAAGCTCCGTTTGATCCGGATTCGTCAAATACAGTTTAACAGCAAGATTAAGAACCTGTAATTTTACAACGTCTTCTTCATCGATGAAAGATTTGGCTAGTTTGCGAAGCACATCTGGAGCTATCTTCGGAATTTTTTCGTTGTATTCACCAATAAGCCAAAGAATAGAAGCTCGTGCAGCTGGTACTTGAATAAAATCTAAAAGTTTTGCCATTTGAGTAATGATGTCAAAATGCTCTTCTTTTTGCGTCTGCAGCAACTTCTTGATAACAACGACGCTTTCAGCTACCACATActctaaaacgaaaaaaaaatcaacctcaTATAAAAGCGAAACAGGAGTTTACTTACCATCTTTATTAGAAAGTAGATGAACTAGACCACTTAAGCAAGTGTCGGTTACTTCGCTGATCGAAGCTGCACATCTGCCAATAGCTTGAATTGTAGATGCTACAAAATCCTTATCATTACTACTAATATAAGTTTGAAACTCTCGCAAGATAACCGAAATACTCGTTTCAGTAGCTAGATTTGTTAAAATGTCCAGCTTGAGCAACTTTATGTGAGTTTGATCGCTGGATCTGACGAAAAACGATTTCAGATACATCTCAAAGATAGATTTGCGTTCCACCGACATGGAGGCGATGCAGGTAAGCACAATGCTCTGTACTTCTTTGTGGCTACGCAGCAAACGAATCAAAGCCTTGGCTACGATTGTAACCTCGTTCTTAGGAGCAATATGGTGATATAACTGAGCCACTGCCATCACAACTGACGCATTACGACTTTGTAACAGAGGCTTCGTTTGACGCAACAATAATCGATGATCAATATCCAACGCATACGTTTTTCTAGGCGATTTTGGTGCCGTTTTTGTTTGCTCTGACTCCGACGAGGACTCATCATAAAAAGGTTTATTGTCCATGTTCTCCTCATCATCATTAAAATCCTGAAAAGATATAATTGTATATTTTCAAGTACTGCTAAATTCTTGAAAGTGCTTTGAATATGTTTTGCGCATAAAAACTAAGAAACCTGTTATGTTAATTTAGCCTATttaataatttgattaaaattaagaGCTAAAACTTAAAAAGATGTGTTCCAAAGGATTCAAATTGTACTTACGTCGGCATTAGGGTCTGTGAACTGAGTTCGGGCGTATCGTGTCAACATATTAATGATCAAAACTTGCCCCCATTCATCGACATCAACAAGCAGATTACACAACTTCCGATAGTTCTTGTGGATCAAATCGGTTCTTTCAGGACAAACCTCTTCAAAAGCCATTACTGCTGAACCAACTACGAGTGTGGTTCTATCGGCAAGAAGTTTTTCGATGACCGTGATTAATTCGTCCTTTTGCTCCGGATCTAGATGGTACAATTTTGGAATAGCATGAGCAGCGGTTTTTCTAACGTAGGGACTCATGTCCGATGCGGAATCCCGAATTGCTAACATTACGATCGGTACTATCATCGATACCCGGATGCTGGACAAAACCCGCAGCGCGCTTGCCCTAATCAGTTGATTAGGATCTTTGAGAGCACGCTGGAACGTCGATATCGAAAGCAATGCTAGGTCCTGTTGTTCCTCGGCATATCGGACCAGATAGACATACACTAGCTTCTTCACCTCGATATTTTTAGAAACGACGTTTTTCACCACTGCCGGAAACAGCTCAGAAGCATCTCGGCCCTTGGCAATCATACCAATAATCCGTTTCATTGCTTCTAGCTTGAGACTATCTTTGTTGCTATCAAGCATCTGTTTGAGATCGTCATGTCTGTAATTTAAATCGACGGTAGAGAATTCGATTAAACATATTCCTCGTGAAAATTCGAATCATGACTTGCCAATATTAAAACTTTCTTAAGTTCTATGATTCAGGCAAATAAAGTTTaggaaatttgcaaaattgtcaaaacaacAAGCAATCTTACTTTTTATAATCCGCATGAAAGAATCCTCCTTCGGTGGCATATTCTACCACGTCACTTCGATCG
This sequence is a window from Uranotaenia lowii strain MFRU-FL unplaced genomic scaffold, ASM2978415v1 HiC_scaffold_679, whole genome shotgun sequence. Protein-coding genes within it:
- the LOC129760604 gene encoding AP-3 complex subunit beta-2, which encodes MLSSGSAAVGVSALTGVNSYGNDRSDVVEYATEGGFFHADYKKHDDLKQMLDSNKDSLKLEAMKRIIGMIAKGRDASELFPAVVKNVVSKNIEVKKLVYVYLVRYAEEQQDLALLSISTFQRALKDPNQLIRASALRVLSSIRVSMIVPIVMLAIRDSASDMSPYVRKTAAHAIPKLYHLDPEQKDELITVIEKLLADRTTLVVGSAVMAFEEVCPERTDLIHKNYRKLCNLLVDVDEWGQVLIINMLTRYARTQFTDPNADDFNDDEENMDNKPFYDESSSESEQTKTAPKSPRKTYALDIDHRLLLRQTKPLLQSRNASVVMAVAQLYHHIAPKNEVTIVAKALIRLLRSHKEVQSIVLTCIASMSVERKSIFEMYLKSFFVRSSDQTHIKLLKLDILTNLATETSISVILREFQTYISSNDKDFVASTIQAIGRCAASISEVTDTCLSGLVHLLSNKDEYVVAESVVVIKKLLQTQKEEHFDIITQMAKLLDFIQVPAARASILWLIGEYNEKIPKIAPDVLRKLAKSFIDEEDVVKLQVLNLAVKLYLTNPDQTELLCQYVFNLARYDQNYDIRDRARYLKQFIFPASGNVTILAQSARSIFLAKKPAPSFESKYDGRKCFQLGSLSHYLNMRANGYQDLPQFPETAPDSSVRNVEPPPEYGYPAQNTDGGSHEDSTTQRRPKDKKKVKSFYTDSEKSSSEDESSSESDSCSSDESGESGSGSETDKSNRIEKSKASYNDVDALAKKKEDFESLSSGSEDESEDSNSSSSSSGSYDSSSSGDDSGSNESDKVKPNPPKANAMASKINNSSASRTSRKQDLDLLLDIDDITPVGPIMTPSLGGFLTPMTPGGVTNSASETIEIVGPSFITQEYQELLNKVNGYGLGIKYRFTRAPHLYSSKMISVELVFTNHGNLEITDIQIGQKNLQPGMSLNQFSPIECLNPKETRSGILGLDFNDTTNPASFDIVSKSGSSHVTIKAPIGELVRSVTLSSALFISERAKLRGMNEHSCNLTLKEGLSVGNGSLLRHVFEAANVNNIASNDSGQVWFAGQTMSSESLVFIVLQRKSDQEYTLTVNCEKMVVGSMLLNEIKATLKQ